The following proteins are encoded in a genomic region of Neovison vison isolate M4711 chromosome 12, ASM_NN_V1, whole genome shotgun sequence:
- the DCTN2 gene encoding dynactin subunit 2 isoform X1 has product MADPKYADLPGIARNEPDVYETSDLPEDDQAEFDAELEELTSTSVEHIIVNPNAAYDKFKDKRVGTKGLDFSDRIGKTKRTGYESGEYELLGEGLGVKETPQQKYQRLLHEVQELTTEVEKIKATVKESATEEKLTPVVLAKQLAALKQQLVASHLEKLLGPDAAINLTDPDGALAKRLLLQLEATKNSKGTSSGGKTTSGTLVDSSLVTYELHSRPEQDKFSQAAKVAELEKRLTELEATVRCDQDAQNPLSAGVQGACLMETVELLQAKVNALDLAVLDQVEARLQSVLGKVNEIAKHKASVEDADTQSKVHQLYDTVQRWSPIASTLPELVQRLVTIKQLHEQAMQFGQLLTHLDTTQQMIASSLKDNTTLLTQVQKTMRENLSTVEGNFANIDERMKKLGK; this is encoded by the exons GAGGAGCTGACGAGCACAAGTGTGGAGCACATCATTGTCAATCCCAATGCCGCCTATGACAAGTTCAAAGACAAGAGAGTGGGGACAAAGGGACTTG ATTTCTCAGATCGTATTGGAAAAACCAAGAGAACAGGATATGAATCTGGAGAATATGAGCtg CTTGGAGAGGGCCTGGGAGTGAAGGAGACACCGCAGCAAAAGTACCAGCGACTATTGCACGAGGTCCAGGAGCTGACAACTGAAGTTGAGAAAATCAAG GCAACGGTGAAGGAGTCCGCCACTGAAGAGAAGCTGACCCCCGTGGTGTTGGCTAAACAGCTGGCTGCCCTGAAGCAGCAGCTAGTTGCTTCTCACCTGGAGAAGCTGCTGGGACCAGATGCAGCCATCAACCTTACTGACCCTGATGGAGCTCTGGCTAA GCGCCTGCTGCTGCAGCTGGAGGCAACCAAAAACAGCAAAGGAACCAGTTCAGGGGGAAAGACCACCAGTGGGACTCTTGTAGATAGTAGCCTTGTCACTTACGAACTACATTCTCGGCCTGAGCAGGACAAGTTCTCTCAAGCTGCCAAA GTTGCAGAACTTGAGAAGCGCCTGACAGAGCTGGAAGCAACTGTACGCTGTGATCAGGATGCTCAG AATCCCCTTTCAGCAGGTGTTCAGGGAGCCTGTCTCATG gAGACTGTAGAACTGTTGCAAGCAAAGGTGAATGCCCTGGACCTTGCAGTTTTGGACCAAGTGGAGGCTCGGCTACAG AGTGTCCTGGGAAAGGTGAATGAGATTGCCAAGCATAAAGCTTCTGTAGAAGATGCAGATACACAAAGCAAG GTGCACCAGCTATACGACACCGTACAGCGCTGGAGCCCCATCGCCTCCACCCTTCCAGAGCTGGTGCAGAGACTTGTCACCATCAAGCAGCTGCATGAGCAAG CCATGCAATTCGGTCAGCTCCTGACCCACTTGGATACCACACAGCAGATGATTGCTAGCTCCCTCAAGGACAACACCACCCTCCTGACCCAG GTGCAGAAAACCATGCGTGAGAACCTGTCCACGGTTGAGGGGAATTTTGCCAACATTGACGAACGGATGAAGAAGCTGGGAAAGTGA
- the DCTN2 gene encoding dynactin subunit 2 isoform X2, with amino-acid sequence MADPKYADLPGIARNEPDVYETSDLPEDDQAEFDAEELTSTSVEHIIVNPNAAYDKFKDKRVGTKGLDFSDRIGKTKRTGYESGEYELLGEGLGVKETPQQKYQRLLHEVQELTTEVEKIKATVKESATEEKLTPVVLAKQLAALKQQLVASHLEKLLGPDAAINLTDPDGALAKRLLLQLEATKNSKGTSSGGKTTSGTLVDSSLVTYELHSRPEQDKFSQAAKVAELEKRLTELEATVRCDQDAQNPLSAGVQGACLMETVELLQAKVNALDLAVLDQVEARLQSVLGKVNEIAKHKASVEDADTQSKVHQLYDTVQRWSPIASTLPELVQRLVTIKQLHEQAMQFGQLLTHLDTTQQMIASSLKDNTTLLTQVQKTMRENLSTVEGNFANIDERMKKLGK; translated from the exons GAGGAGCTGACGAGCACAAGTGTGGAGCACATCATTGTCAATCCCAATGCCGCCTATGACAAGTTCAAAGACAAGAGAGTGGGGACAAAGGGACTTG ATTTCTCAGATCGTATTGGAAAAACCAAGAGAACAGGATATGAATCTGGAGAATATGAGCtg CTTGGAGAGGGCCTGGGAGTGAAGGAGACACCGCAGCAAAAGTACCAGCGACTATTGCACGAGGTCCAGGAGCTGACAACTGAAGTTGAGAAAATCAAG GCAACGGTGAAGGAGTCCGCCACTGAAGAGAAGCTGACCCCCGTGGTGTTGGCTAAACAGCTGGCTGCCCTGAAGCAGCAGCTAGTTGCTTCTCACCTGGAGAAGCTGCTGGGACCAGATGCAGCCATCAACCTTACTGACCCTGATGGAGCTCTGGCTAA GCGCCTGCTGCTGCAGCTGGAGGCAACCAAAAACAGCAAAGGAACCAGTTCAGGGGGAAAGACCACCAGTGGGACTCTTGTAGATAGTAGCCTTGTCACTTACGAACTACATTCTCGGCCTGAGCAGGACAAGTTCTCTCAAGCTGCCAAA GTTGCAGAACTTGAGAAGCGCCTGACAGAGCTGGAAGCAACTGTACGCTGTGATCAGGATGCTCAG AATCCCCTTTCAGCAGGTGTTCAGGGAGCCTGTCTCATG gAGACTGTAGAACTGTTGCAAGCAAAGGTGAATGCCCTGGACCTTGCAGTTTTGGACCAAGTGGAGGCTCGGCTACAG AGTGTCCTGGGAAAGGTGAATGAGATTGCCAAGCATAAAGCTTCTGTAGAAGATGCAGATACACAAAGCAAG GTGCACCAGCTATACGACACCGTACAGCGCTGGAGCCCCATCGCCTCCACCCTTCCAGAGCTGGTGCAGAGACTTGTCACCATCAAGCAGCTGCATGAGCAAG CCATGCAATTCGGTCAGCTCCTGACCCACTTGGATACCACACAGCAGATGATTGCTAGCTCCCTCAAGGACAACACCACCCTCCTGACCCAG GTGCAGAAAACCATGCGTGAGAACCTGTCCACGGTTGAGGGGAATTTTGCCAACATTGACGAACGGATGAAGAAGCTGGGAAAGTGA